From Halodesulfovibrio aestuarii DSM 17919 = ATCC 29578, the proteins below share one genomic window:
- the murC gene encoding UDP-N-acetylmuramate--L-alanine ligase — protein sequence MISKIKNIHMIGIGGSGMSGIAEVLLNLDFNVTGSDLSDGAPVQRLRELGASVSFGHAEENITDAQVVVRSTAISDDNPEIIAATRMGIPIIPRAEMLAELMRLRLGIAIAGTHGKTTTTSLTAAIFDEAKTDPTVIIGGRLNAYGANARLGAGEFLIAEADESDGSFLCLFPIITVVTNVDCDHLDFYSGQEDIDTAFVQFMNSVPFYGANIVCGDDKGVQRLIPQVKRRVITYGFEEGNDIRAIEKSCGEQSAFTVVVNGKEIGDVLLSQPGRHNILNALGAIGVAIESGISADHCISGLTAFNGVGRRFERKGERNGVLVIDDYGHHPVEVAATIRTARQCFPERRLVVAFQPHRFSRTQALFGQFCTAFEGVDKLLLTEIYPASESPIPGINGESLAHGIRQASTTKVEYCEDFEAVSAKLPEELQQGDIFITLGAGNIWTIGQGYLDGDN from the coding sequence ATGATTTCTAAAATTAAAAATATCCATATGATAGGCATCGGCGGCTCAGGAATGAGCGGTATCGCTGAAGTTCTGCTGAATCTTGATTTTAACGTGACAGGTTCTGATTTGTCTGACGGGGCACCTGTTCAGCGATTGCGCGAACTTGGTGCAAGCGTGAGCTTTGGGCATGCAGAAGAAAATATTACAGATGCACAGGTTGTTGTGCGTTCCACTGCGATTTCTGACGATAATCCCGAAATCATAGCAGCTACAAGAATGGGGATTCCCATTATCCCGCGCGCAGAGATGCTTGCAGAACTTATGCGTCTGCGTCTCGGCATTGCAATTGCCGGTACTCATGGCAAAACAACGACGACCTCTTTGACCGCAGCCATTTTTGATGAAGCAAAGACTGACCCGACTGTTATTATTGGTGGTCGGCTCAACGCATATGGTGCAAATGCCCGCCTTGGTGCCGGTGAATTTTTGATTGCAGAGGCAGATGAGTCTGACGGTTCATTCCTGTGTCTGTTCCCGATTATTACCGTTGTAACTAATGTGGATTGTGACCATCTCGATTTCTATAGCGGACAAGAAGACATTGACACAGCGTTTGTTCAGTTTATGAACAGTGTGCCATTTTATGGCGCAAATATTGTGTGCGGTGATGATAAAGGCGTACAGCGTCTCATCCCACAGGTTAAGCGCCGTGTGATTACATATGGTTTTGAAGAAGGGAACGATATCCGTGCAATTGAAAAGTCGTGCGGCGAGCAGTCTGCGTTTACAGTTGTAGTAAACGGAAAAGAAATTGGTGATGTTTTGCTTTCACAACCGGGCCGACACAACATTTTGAATGCACTTGGTGCAATCGGTGTTGCTATTGAATCCGGCATCTCTGCGGATCACTGCATCTCCGGACTTACCGCTTTCAACGGCGTAGGTCGTCGTTTTGAACGGAAAGGTGAACGCAACGGTGTTCTTGTTATTGATGATTACGGTCATCATCCTGTAGAGGTGGCAGCAACTATACGAACAGCGCGTCAATGTTTCCCGGAACGCAGGCTTGTTGTAGCATTCCAGCCTCACCGATTCAGTCGCACTCAGGCATTGTTCGGTCAGTTCTGTACTGCCTTTGAAGGTGTGGACAAGCTGCTTCTTACAGAAATTTACCCTGCATCCGAATCCCCGATTCCAGGTATTAATGGTGAGTCATTAGCGCATGGTATTCGTCAGGCATCCACTACTAAAGTTGAATATTGCGAAGATTTTGAAGCAGTATCTGCAAAACTGCCTGAAGAACTGCAACAGGGCGATATCTTTATCACACTTGGTGCGGGTAATATCTGGACAATTGGCCAAGGATACTTGGATGGAGATAACTAA
- the htpX gene encoding zinc metalloprotease HtpX, translating to MTSNLKTMMLLALLSGIIIVLGGALGGKGGIIIAFVLALLMNVGSYWYSDKIVLRMYGAQEVSPHDAPMLHNIVEELAYKAGIPKPRICIIPEQAPNAFATGRDPEHGVVAVTQGIMQLLSTEELKGVLAHEIGHITNRDILIQSIAGVMASAIVSIAHFMQFAAIFGFGGGDDEEGSNPFAALLLAFVAPIAASLIQFAISRSREYLADDTGARLSGNPLYLASALEKLNAYSQRVPMHHGSEATAHMFIVNPFSGANMAKLFSTHPPIEERVSRLRQMAHR from the coding sequence ATGACAAGCAACTTAAAAACAATGATGTTACTTGCCCTACTCTCCGGAATTATTATCGTTCTGGGTGGAGCACTTGGTGGCAAGGGCGGGATCATTATCGCTTTCGTGTTAGCTCTTCTCATGAATGTTGGGAGCTACTGGTACTCAGATAAAATTGTTCTTCGCATGTATGGAGCACAGGAAGTTTCCCCGCATGATGCTCCTATGCTGCACAATATCGTTGAAGAACTTGCATACAAAGCTGGTATACCCAAACCACGTATCTGCATAATTCCCGAGCAGGCACCAAATGCATTCGCAACTGGTCGTGATCCGGAACATGGTGTTGTGGCGGTAACTCAGGGCATCATGCAACTTCTTTCAACAGAAGAACTCAAGGGAGTCCTAGCGCACGAAATCGGGCATATCACCAACCGCGACATTCTGATCCAGTCAATTGCAGGTGTTATGGCATCTGCCATTGTAAGTATTGCACATTTCATGCAATTTGCTGCAATTTTCGGATTTGGAGGTGGAGATGATGAGGAAGGAAGTAACCCGTTTGCGGCGCTGCTGCTTGCATTTGTAGCACCAATTGCAGCCAGCCTTATTCAGTTTGCAATCTCCCGTTCCCGCGAATACCTTGCAGATGATACAGGAGCACGCCTTTCTGGAAACCCATTGTACCTTGCATCAGCATTAGAAAAGCTTAACGCATACTCACAGCGGGTACCAATGCATCATGGCAGTGAAGCGACCGCACACATGTTTATTGTTAATCCCTTTTCAGGCGCCAACATGGCTAAACTTTTTAGCACACACCCACCAATCGAAGAACGCGTAAGTCGACTTCGCCAGATGGCACACAGATAA
- the murG gene encoding undecaprenyldiphospho-muramoylpentapeptide beta-N-acetylglucosaminyltransferase, whose protein sequence is MKRVVLTTGGTGGHVFPALAVAEEIRRRFPDAEFLFIGGEYGPERQMVERAGIPFVGLPVRGVLGRGIKAIGALVGLGISTLKSMRIIRKFNPEVVIGFGGYAAVAGCVGGKLCGVPVSIHEQNSVPGLTNRLLSKVAQRIFISLPDEQEFFEPDYTVLTGNPVRAAIADIRCVFKTLDADAPSVLICGGSLGAKAVNSAVVGMLPTLKKLGCIIHHQTGQADLESIRTAYKEAGMEQCTVEPFIDDMAAAYAAADLVICRAGATTIAELTVAGKPALFIPFPYATHNHQVHNARYLESKGAAVVVEERELVQKDMNSIVTELLTNDQKLQSMSEAAKKLGRPEAAANVVSCVMDLLPKVSLESLVHPYNDPENNESTD, encoded by the coding sequence ATGAAACGGGTAGTATTAACCACTGGCGGCACAGGCGGGCATGTTTTTCCTGCTTTGGCTGTTGCTGAAGAAATTCGCAGGCGTTTCCCTGACGCTGAATTCCTCTTTATTGGAGGGGAATACGGTCCGGAACGTCAGATGGTAGAAAGAGCAGGTATCCCTTTTGTTGGATTACCTGTTCGTGGAGTACTCGGCCGTGGAATAAAGGCGATCGGCGCTTTAGTCGGGCTTGGTATATCCACTCTTAAGTCCATGCGGATTATTCGTAAATTTAATCCGGAAGTTGTTATCGGCTTTGGTGGTTATGCTGCTGTTGCCGGTTGTGTTGGCGGAAAATTATGCGGCGTTCCGGTTTCAATTCACGAACAGAACTCGGTTCCCGGTTTAACAAATAGATTGCTGAGTAAAGTCGCCCAGCGCATTTTTATCTCACTGCCGGATGAGCAGGAATTTTTTGAACCGGACTATACCGTATTGACAGGTAACCCTGTCCGTGCAGCCATTGCAGATATTCGTTGTGTTTTTAAAACGTTGGATGCTGATGCACCTTCCGTGTTGATTTGTGGTGGAAGTCTTGGCGCTAAAGCTGTAAATAGTGCAGTTGTCGGTATGTTGCCGACGTTGAAAAAACTTGGCTGCATTATCCATCATCAAACAGGTCAAGCAGATTTAGAAAGTATCCGGACTGCATATAAAGAGGCAGGCATGGAGCAGTGCACTGTTGAACCTTTTATTGATGATATGGCTGCAGCGTATGCTGCCGCTGATTTGGTTATCTGCCGTGCAGGTGCAACAACGATTGCAGAATTGACAGTTGCCGGTAAGCCTGCGCTGTTTATTCCTTTTCCTTATGCCACGCATAATCATCAAGTGCATAATGCCCGTTATTTGGAATCAAAAGGGGCAGCCGTGGTTGTGGAAGAGCGTGAGCTTGTACAGAAAGATATGAATTCCATTGTGACTGAGCTACTAACAAACGACCAAAAGCTTCAGTCCATGAGCGAGGCAGCAAAAAAACTTGGTAGACCGGAAGCCGCAGCAAATGTTGTGAGCTGTGTAATGGATCTGCTGCCTAAAGTCTCTCTTGAATCTCTGGTTCATCCTTACAATGATCCGGAAAACAATGAATCAACGGATTAG
- the murB gene encoding UDP-N-acetylmuramate dehydrogenase, which yields MAITVHPSFSFSERTTLRMGGSALAEVVLTHTDDCEQLSDILLSLGGEPLVIGRGSNLLAKDGELPVVIVNPAITTEPVCVEETDETVTVHVGAGYRLPRFLNWCATHGYAGLEGLAGVPGTVGGAVAMNAGSYGCEVVDCLDSVEVFIKKIGTAVFKKTDVVLQYRHFSIPTVNDQPVILSSVFRLNKKDPQEIKKVIDDNLTRKKATQPVSAHSAGCVFKNPAEGVSAGMLLDQCGFKGKIYGGVAFSPLHANFLVNVNNGTSKEAFELLHIAQQTVLDVSGYSLELEVKVIG from the coding sequence ATGGCGATTACTGTTCACCCGTCTTTTTCATTCAGTGAGCGTACGACGCTTCGTATGGGCGGTAGTGCCCTTGCAGAAGTGGTGTTGACGCATACTGATGATTGTGAACAGTTATCAGATATTTTACTTTCACTGGGCGGGGAGCCTCTTGTCATCGGGCGTGGCAGCAATTTGCTTGCAAAAGATGGTGAATTACCCGTGGTGATTGTAAATCCGGCTATTACGACTGAGCCGGTTTGTGTAGAAGAAACAGATGAAACTGTCACAGTACACGTCGGGGCGGGATATCGCCTGCCCCGTTTTTTGAACTGGTGCGCTACACATGGATACGCTGGATTGGAAGGACTGGCCGGTGTACCCGGAACTGTGGGCGGGGCCGTGGCAATGAATGCCGGTTCGTATGGTTGTGAGGTTGTAGACTGTTTAGACTCTGTAGAAGTTTTCATAAAGAAAATTGGTACTGCAGTGTTCAAAAAAACAGATGTAGTATTACAGTATAGACATTTTTCTATTCCAACTGTAAATGATCAGCCCGTTATATTAAGTAGTGTCTTCAGATTGAACAAGAAAGATCCTCAAGAGATAAAGAAAGTTATCGATGATAATTTAACGAGAAAAAAAGCCACACAGCCGGTTTCTGCACATAGCGCAGGGTGTGTTTTTAAGAATCCTGCAGAAGGTGTCAGCGCAGGAATGCTTCTCGATCAGTGCGGATTTAAAGGAAAAATTTATGGTGGAGTGGCGTTTTCTCCATTGCACGCAAATTTTCTTGTCAACGTAAATAACGGCACAAGCAAAGAAGCGTTTGAGCTCTTACATATAGCACAACAGACTGTTTTGGATGTATCCGGATATTCACTAGAGCTTGAAGTAAAAGTAATCGGGTAA
- a CDS encoding YrbL family protein yields MIELGELISSVGGWSNIYVVKDAPNMCVKVLAPHRKYQGEKPDPNLVSKKKYGIDDMLEFEYANYQKIIECVPDALKKYFVRIDGMYMTSIGVRGLVMERVMTAEGTTAPSLDHYKGKALPDAFFCRLEQLRRDILHKYSLDHFGVARRNVLVRDEQTPVLIDFQKNRRIYRSQINLYIPYFTRQKVKRNFQRLYREAKVQDWTKVSELNCSE; encoded by the coding sequence ATGATTGAACTCGGCGAATTAATTTCTTCTGTTGGCGGCTGGAGCAACATTTATGTTGTCAAAGATGCACCAAACATGTGCGTTAAGGTACTTGCACCACATCGCAAATACCAAGGCGAAAAACCCGATCCGAATTTAGTTTCAAAGAAAAAATACGGCATCGATGACATGCTGGAATTTGAATACGCCAACTATCAAAAAATTATCGAATGCGTTCCTGATGCTCTCAAAAAATATTTTGTGCGCATTGATGGTATGTATATGACTTCCATTGGTGTTCGCGGGCTGGTTATGGAACGTGTTATGACTGCCGAAGGCACTACCGCTCCGAGTCTTGATCACTACAAAGGTAAAGCCCTTCCTGATGCTTTTTTCTGCAGACTGGAACAACTTCGCCGCGACATTCTCCATAAGTATTCTCTTGATCACTTTGGAGTGGCACGCAGAAATGTTCTCGTTCGTGACGAACAGACTCCTGTACTGATTGATTTCCAAAAAAACCGCCGTATCTACCGCAGTCAGATAAATCTCTATATTCCTTACTTCACACGCCAAAAAGTGAAGCGTAACTTCCAGCGCCTTTACAGAGAAGCAAAAGTTCAAGACTGGACAAAAGTTTCTGAACTAAACTGCTCAGAATAA
- a CDS encoding PaaI family thioesterase yields the protein MLPAIADNNFSAYTTVMENIHQPLIDFIESGSPFHRFLNIQVIDAKPGFIKLLLPYKEEFGGNMERGILHGGISAMFVDIVAASALWTHLKPEDKSATIDLRVDYQRPAMLENLIGEGEVRMLANSVANVHVRLYSASTPDTLQAEGRAVFHIKRKSST from the coding sequence TTGCTGCCCGCAATTGCTGACAACAACTTTTCTGCGTACACTACTGTTATGGAAAATATTCACCAGCCACTTATAGACTTTATTGAATCCGGAAGTCCTTTTCACCGGTTTCTTAATATTCAAGTCATTGATGCAAAACCCGGTTTCATAAAACTGCTTCTTCCATACAAAGAAGAATTTGGCGGGAATATGGAGCGCGGAATTTTACACGGCGGTATATCCGCTATGTTCGTTGATATTGTCGCGGCTTCTGCCTTGTGGACACATCTAAAACCAGAAGACAAAAGCGCAACCATTGATCTGCGTGTCGATTACCAACGTCCGGCAATGCTGGAGAATTTAATAGGGGAAGGCGAAGTCCGTATGCTCGCAAACTCTGTTGCGAACGTACATGTCCGCCTCTACAGTGCTTCCACTCCAGATACACTACAGGCGGAGGGACGCGCTGTTTTCCACATTAAACGAAAAAGCAGCACGTAG
- the ftsW gene encoding putative lipid II flippase FtsW: MADKRQNTTISMDWMLLIAVLCVLAFGLIMVLSSSGIMAERNFGSKYHFFQRQLMFAGIGLVVMSISAMLPKRFIYKLHYPLLGMSICALIITLSPLGVKVNGASRWISIGPFSVQPMEFAKISLVLYLSYFFSTKQELVKTFSKGVIPPFLITAFLCALLLIQPDFGGAAVLAALLFFMCWYGGTRPLYLAGSGVLALCAGYMLIVQSPYRFRRLLAFLDPFKDADSISYQLVQSLYAFGSGGFSGQGLGAGKQKLFYLPEAHNDFIMAVVGEELGFVGMSLFFLLMGIVLFRAFSISYKQTELRDKFITFGLALIISLGAVLNLAVVMGAAPPKGIAMPFMSYGGSNLIAMMLCTGLLLNFSRSQEEREGRGRK; encoded by the coding sequence ATGGCTGATAAGCGACAGAACACAACTATCTCCATGGACTGGATGCTGTTAATCGCAGTCCTGTGTGTTCTTGCATTCGGACTGATAATGGTTCTGAGTTCCAGCGGGATTATGGCAGAGCGTAATTTTGGAAGTAAATATCACTTCTTCCAGAGACAGCTTATGTTTGCGGGCATCGGCCTTGTGGTCATGAGTATTAGTGCCATGCTGCCGAAGCGTTTTATTTACAAACTGCATTATCCATTACTGGGTATGTCAATATGTGCCTTGATTATAACACTTTCTCCGCTAGGAGTTAAGGTTAATGGTGCAAGCCGTTGGATCAGTATCGGGCCGTTTTCGGTTCAACCGATGGAGTTCGCAAAGATTTCTCTGGTGCTGTATCTTTCATACTTTTTCAGCACCAAGCAAGAATTAGTTAAGACGTTTTCAAAAGGTGTTATTCCGCCGTTTTTGATAACTGCTTTTTTATGTGCCCTGTTGCTGATCCAGCCGGATTTCGGTGGTGCAGCGGTATTGGCCGCGTTACTCTTCTTCATGTGCTGGTACGGTGGAACACGTCCTTTGTATCTTGCCGGTTCAGGGGTATTGGCTTTATGTGCCGGATACATGCTGATTGTACAGTCGCCGTATCGTTTCAGACGGCTGCTTGCATTCCTTGATCCGTTCAAGGATGCTGATAGCATTAGTTATCAGCTTGTGCAGTCTCTTTATGCTTTCGGTTCAGGAGGCTTCAGCGGACAGGGACTCGGGGCAGGAAAGCAAAAATTGTTCTACCTGCCGGAGGCTCATAATGACTTTATTATGGCCGTTGTTGGTGAAGAGCTTGGTTTTGTGGGCATGTCCCTCTTTTTCCTGTTAATGGGAATAGTACTCTTCAGAGCTTTTTCTATTTCCTATAAGCAGACTGAACTTAGGGATAAGTTTATCACCTTTGGGTTGGCTCTTATTATCTCCCTTGGCGCTGTGTTAAACCTTGCTGTTGTTATGGGTGCTGCACCTCCAAAAGGAATAGCCATGCCATTTATGAGTTACGGCGGCAGTAACCTCATTGCCATGATGCTCTGCACTGGATTGTTACTGAATTTTTCCCGCTCGCAAGAAGAGCGCGAGGGTAGAGGCAGAAAATGA
- the ftsA gene encoding cell division protein FtsA has translation MSKSDLIVGLDIGTTKICAVVGEPAPGGVDIVGIGTAPSTGLRKGVVVNIEQTVQSIKKALEEAELMAGCEIASVYAGIAGSHIKGFNSHGVIAVKGGEVCSRDVERVMDAAKAVAIPLDREVIHTLPQEFIVDDQHGIADPLGMAGVRLEVRVHIVTGAVTSAQNIVRSCHRSGLDVSDIVLEAWASSKAVLTAEENEIGVALVDIGGGTTDIAVFADDSVKHTAVLPLGGQNLTNDIAFGLRTPMVSAEKIKMKYGCALAEIVQGDEVIEVPSVGGREPRKLSRQVLAEICEPRMEEILTLVDQELIRSGFKNLIGAGIVLTGGTSLIEGCQELGEQIFGLPTRIGYPRGVGGLKDVVNSPKFATAVGLLNYGSEKEDFDIHFSSSSPKRESSMFNRVLSTMKKWFTDVS, from the coding sequence ATGTCTAAGTCCGACCTCATTGTGGGCCTTGATATTGGAACGACAAAAATTTGTGCCGTAGTCGGGGAACCTGCTCCGGGCGGGGTCGATATTGTAGGCATTGGCACTGCTCCGTCCACTGGTTTGCGCAAAGGCGTAGTGGTAAATATTGAGCAGACTGTCCAGTCTATTAAGAAAGCTTTGGAAGAAGCTGAATTAATGGCAGGTTGTGAAATCGCTTCTGTGTATGCAGGTATTGCCGGCAGCCACATTAAAGGGTTTAACAGCCATGGCGTGATCGCAGTTAAAGGCGGCGAAGTATGCAGCCGTGATGTTGAACGTGTTATGGATGCCGCAAAAGCGGTAGCTATTCCACTTGATCGTGAAGTCATCCACACCTTGCCACAAGAATTTATTGTTGATGATCAGCATGGAATTGCTGATCCTCTCGGTATGGCGGGCGTTCGTCTTGAAGTTCGTGTGCATATCGTAACAGGTGCAGTGACAAGTGCTCAGAATATTGTGCGTTCCTGTCACAGAAGCGGCCTTGATGTTTCTGATATAGTACTCGAAGCTTGGGCGTCTTCCAAAGCTGTTCTGACAGCAGAAGAAAACGAGATCGGTGTTGCGTTGGTAGATATTGGTGGCGGAACTACTGATATTGCCGTATTCGCAGATGATTCTGTTAAACACACTGCAGTGTTGCCGTTAGGCGGGCAGAATCTTACCAACGATATTGCTTTTGGTTTGCGTACTCCTATGGTGAGTGCTGAAAAAATTAAAATGAAGTATGGCTGTGCACTGGCTGAAATAGTGCAGGGTGATGAAGTTATCGAAGTGCCAAGCGTAGGCGGTAGAGAGCCAAGAAAGCTTTCCCGTCAGGTTTTGGCAGAAATTTGTGAGCCACGCATGGAAGAGATTCTTACTCTTGTGGATCAGGAACTTATCCGATCCGGATTTAAGAATCTTATAGGTGCAGGTATTGTTCTTACTGGTGGAACTTCTCTTATTGAGGGTTGTCAGGAACTTGGTGAACAAATTTTTGGTCTCCCGACCCGTATAGGGTACCCTCGCGGGGTGGGCGGACTTAAAGATGTCGTTAACAGCCCTAAATTTGCAACAGCGGTTGGTTTACTCAACTACGGATCTGAAAAAGAAGATTTCGATATTCATTTCAGTAGTAGCAGTCCAAAGCGTGAAAGTTCTATGTTCAACCGTGTGCTTTCTACAATGAAAAAATGGTTTACAGATGTCTCTTAG
- a CDS encoding cell division protein FtsQ/DivIB, which produces MAVRRQKKVPYSLMQKRYRRLLSNFVHAKGTSLLLSWAITLFTGAAFIVIISVGLLFSYRFITNSTFFAVQKIQISGNVRLEQEDVLSLAHLKSGDNSIAVNISEIEYQLLRSPWVENVSVKRQLPGNLAITIEEREPRYWMRQENRIIYADEKGNPIDYVGTYKFASLPFLSVDAGTEHLLQRLPQLLAELDSSRLPVSSQNAAWIKLSLSGGITLFLESENILLSVGVDNWASNLRHLVATIDDLKRRSEFVNVRSIKAEDRNVWVNTGTTSKLAS; this is translated from the coding sequence ATGGCTGTAAGAAGGCAAAAAAAAGTTCCTTATTCTTTAATGCAGAAACGGTATAGACGTTTGCTTTCGAATTTTGTTCATGCAAAAGGTACCTCTTTGTTGCTTTCTTGGGCGATAACCCTCTTTACTGGAGCGGCTTTTATTGTCATAATAAGTGTCGGACTGTTATTCAGTTATCGTTTCATTACGAATAGTACTTTTTTTGCGGTGCAAAAAATTCAGATTTCTGGAAATGTCCGTTTGGAACAAGAAGACGTTTTAAGTCTTGCTCACCTTAAAAGTGGTGACAATAGTATCGCAGTAAATATTTCAGAGATAGAATACCAACTGCTCCGTAGCCCTTGGGTTGAAAACGTATCAGTTAAGCGTCAGTTACCGGGTAATCTCGCTATTACTATTGAAGAGCGCGAACCACGCTATTGGATGCGGCAAGAGAACCGCATCATTTATGCAGATGAAAAGGGAAATCCTATTGACTACGTAGGCACGTATAAATTTGCCTCCCTTCCTTTTCTATCTGTAGATGCAGGCACAGAACATTTATTACAACGGTTGCCACAATTGTTGGCAGAACTGGATTCTTCGAGACTTCCGGTGTCATCGCAAAATGCTGCATGGATAAAACTGAGCTTAAGCGGCGGGATTACACTGTTTCTGGAATCAGAAAATATTTTGTTGAGCGTTGGAGTAGATAACTGGGCTTCCAATTTGCGTCATCTGGTCGCCACTATTGATGATCTTAAACGGCGTAGCGAATTTGTTAATGTTCGCAGTATTAAGGCGGAAGATAGAAACGTCTGGGTGAATACCGGTACTACTTCCAAACTGGCAAGTTAG
- the ftsZ gene encoding cell division protein FtsZ encodes MEFHEIENDSQAKIKVVGVGGGGGNAVNNMISSVLKGVTFITANTDVQALNNSQAEVKIQLGDKLTKGLGAGANPAVGREAAQESIDQIRNAIGEADMVFVTAGMGGGTGTGAAPVIAQVAKEMGALTVGVVTKPFFFEGKKRQEAADAGIEAFREHVDSLITIPNDRLLSLASKKATFVEMLKKADEVLYFAVKGISDLIMVPGLINLDFADVKAVMGESGLAMMGSGSSIGEGRAREAAMKAITSPLLEDVSIDGARGVLMNITCGPDLTIDEVSEAAGAIQEAAHDDARIFFGTVFDDTVGDEMRITVIATGIDTMDAGTQGNGSGVAVNSNGARSVTSLSSARASAPRAEAAPTPQTQTYQAPQSQAYQAPQAQAVQAAPVQAPQPQAAPVDPSVQSVPQAESVQQVYSAPQVAPVQSAQPVQAVPQPVQQPQAVAPRVEPKMDITHPEPAREGYDFKADDTNVPTYIRRSAQAAQRAHKVRHAHEPGKDTFVFEEDFEIPSFIRKQAD; translated from the coding sequence ATGGAATTTCATGAAATTGAAAACGACAGCCAAGCGAAGATTAAGGTTGTCGGTGTTGGTGGCGGCGGAGGCAATGCCGTTAACAACATGATTAGCTCCGTACTGAAAGGTGTTACGTTTATTACTGCAAACACTGATGTACAGGCGCTTAACAATTCTCAGGCAGAAGTAAAAATTCAACTTGGTGATAAGCTCACTAAAGGTCTTGGCGCAGGTGCAAATCCTGCCGTTGGCCGTGAAGCTGCACAGGAATCTATTGACCAAATCCGCAACGCAATCGGCGAAGCAGATATGGTTTTTGTTACTGCAGGTATGGGTGGAGGCACCGGTACTGGTGCAGCACCAGTAATTGCTCAGGTAGCAAAAGAAATGGGCGCACTTACCGTTGGTGTTGTAACCAAGCCTTTCTTCTTTGAAGGCAAAAAGCGTCAGGAAGCGGCTGATGCCGGAATCGAAGCATTCCGTGAGCATGTTGATTCTCTCATCACCATTCCGAATGATCGCTTGCTTTCTTTGGCTTCCAAAAAAGCAACCTTCGTAGAAATGCTTAAAAAAGCTGATGAAGTTTTGTACTTTGCAGTTAAAGGTATTTCTGACCTCATTATGGTTCCGGGTCTTATCAACCTTGACTTTGCTGACGTAAAAGCAGTTATGGGTGAATCCGGTCTTGCTATGATGGGTTCCGGTAGTTCTATAGGTGAAGGTCGTGCGCGCGAAGCCGCAATGAAGGCAATCACCAGCCCACTGCTTGAAGATGTATCTATTGATGGAGCTCGTGGTGTTCTTATGAACATTACTTGCGGTCCAGATCTCACTATTGATGAAGTGAGCGAAGCAGCTGGCGCAATTCAGGAAGCAGCACACGACGATGCACGTATCTTCTTTGGTACTGTGTTCGACGATACTGTTGGTGATGAAATGCGCATTACTGTTATTGCTACCGGCATTGATACTATGGATGCTGGAACACAGGGAAACGGATCAGGCGTTGCGGTTAACAGCAATGGTGCACGCAGCGTAACGTCTCTTTCTTCCGCCCGTGCAAGTGCACCGCGTGCTGAAGCTGCCCCTACTCCGCAGACTCAGACATATCAAGCTCCACAGTCACAGGCATATCAGGCACCGCAGGCGCAGGCAGTTCAGGCCGCTCCAGTTCAGGCTCCACAGCCTCAAGCTGCACCGGTGGATCCTTCTGTTCAGTCTGTACCTCAGGCAGAGTCTGTACAGCAGGTTTATTCTGCACCTCAGGTTGCTCCAGTACAGTCAGCACAGCCTGTACAAGCTGTTCCACAGCCAGTGCAACAGCCACAGGCAGTTGCTCCTCGCGTAGAGCCAAAGATGGATATTACCCATCCTGAGCCAGCACGAGAAGGCTACGATTTTAAAGCTGATGACACCAATGTGCCAACGTACATCCGCCGCAGTGCACAGGCTGCACAGCGTGCTCATAAAGTACGTCATGCTCACGAACCAGGGAAAGACACTTTCGTTTTTGAAGAAGATTTCGAAATTCCGTCTTTTATTCGTAAGCAGGCCGATTAG